The Streptomyces sp. RKAG293 genome includes a region encoding these proteins:
- a CDS encoding hydrophobic protein, whose translation MGPLLLVLLLALILFGAGFALKILWWVAVVVLVVWLLGFVMRGTHSSGSRHRWYRW comes from the coding sequence ATGGGTCCACTGCTTTTGGTTCTACTGCTCGCGCTGATTCTGTTCGGTGCCGGCTTCGCGCTCAAGATCCTCTGGTGGGTCGCGGTCGTGGTGCTGGTCGTCTGGCTGCTCGGCTTCGTCATGCGCGGCACCCACTCGTCCGGCAGCCGCCACCGCTGGTACCGCTGGTAA